One Dictyostelium discoideum AX4 chromosome 3 chromosome, whole genome shotgun sequence genomic region harbors:
- a CDS encoding 5'3'-exonuclease N- and I-domain-containing protein gives MFKTKLYEFLEKNTKTSNIDVLSDYRIGIEAKPWLLKLPVQEPFQITMGGLPLTLVDTLEKELNKFKKANIKPFFLFNGLSVLKERFAQTNQRSQKLSTAWDAYYRAQYSSAEKCFQDSEKNLLLSFIHFIIQYFKQKGIEFFEAPYFAGPQLALFSEPSQKNYLNAVYGSQELLLYGVYRLITDIDYEKGSYTWVDLKSILYDLGITHDQFIDACLLCGFEYCQQLPFLNSPQGRDCTFKTVCDMVKAYHNGIETIRAYLPPMSPQYENYMEQFIKTKCLVHNHLLFYSSNVCEPLFKDIYYRNEKIMKNTNINNTNNYENYNDDDDDDDDDDDDDYYYDNYILYRPYFLNQIFGPRLPNDVYFYISQGVVSPQVINNFISGVLAEPFPTIESEEYCKMLDYLKNVRTKTLGLLSICLNDDLKHKPVKTVRWFEPKEFDMPHTTSLHEYQEFTNGYIKVPSDIITTIQNLAKENTGTGSAVSFGLVSKYFDTLYTPEQLSPIRDINEGIFITLAQTMSMMGYFNNVSNDPSKKTLKYSQFLENVSNTKLQEPTLLLIELLRSGSFTFERLNFIPKPTFDGPPSKPSVFIISRVLSLIPSQLDNTPWGGPIDHDLMGFHEITRTLYKSLRNFIEMTALSHFLTHRIVLPPPEYFTFSTRLPFFLQPSSSMGLLVKGLLLENLSLEQLEEIFPNFTNIKEDLALASQFWDTAFKIVTTIHNEGNIISKTIYEAFVEADKEWREIMKNFN, from the exons atgtttaaaacaaaactatatg aatttttggaaaaaaatacaaaaacatCAAATATTGATGTATTAAGTGATTACAGAATTGGTATTGAAGCAAAACCATggttattaaaattaccagTTCAAGAACCATTTCAAATAACAATGGGTGGTTTACCATTAACATTAGTTGATAcattagaaaaagaattaaataaatttaaaaaagcaaATATTAAACCATTCTTTTTATTCAATGGTCTTAGTGtattaaaagaaagattCGCACAAACTAATCAACGTTCTCAAAAATTATCAACTGCATGGGATGCTTATTATAGAGCACAATATTCTTCTGCTGAAAAATGTTTTCAAGATTCTG aaaagaatttattattatcattcatacattttataattcaatattttaaacaaaaaggtattgaattttttgaagCACCATATTTTGCAGGACCACAATTAGCATTATTTTCAGAACCATCccaaaagaattatttgaatgcAGTTTATGGATCacaagaattattattatatggtGTATACCGTTTAATCACTGATATCGATTATGAAAAAGGTTCATACACTTGGGtagatttaaaatcaattttatatgATTTAGGTATAACTCATGATCAATTCATTGATGCATGTTTATTATGTGGTTTTGAATATTGTCAACAATTACCATTCTTAAATTCACCACAAGGAAGAGATTGTACATTTAAAA ctGTTTGTGATATGGTTAAAGCTTATCATAATGGTATTGAAACAATTAGAGCTTATTTACCACCAATGAGTCCACAATATGAAAATTATATGgaacaatttattaaaactaaatgTTTAGTTCATAATCATTTACTCTTTTATTCATCAAATGTTTGTGAACCACTTTTCaaagatatttattatag AAATgaaaagataatgaaaaatactaatatcaataatacaaataattatgaaaattataatgatgatgatgatgatgatgatgatgatgatgatgatgattattattatgataattACATATTATATAGACCatactttttaaatcaaatttttggACCAAGATTACCAAAtgatgtttatttttatatttcacAAGGTGTAGTTAGTCCGCAAgttatcaataattttattagtgGTGTTTTAGCAGAACCATTCCCAACTATTGAATCAGAGGAGTATTGTAAAATGttggattatttaaagaatgtTAGAACAAAAACTTTAGGTTTactttcaatttgtttaaatgatgatttaaaacataaaccagtt AAAACAGTTAGATGGTTCGAACCAAAAGAATTTGATATGCCACATACTACAAGTTTACATGAATATCAAGAATTCACAAATGGTTACATTAAAGTACCATCTGatattattacaacaattcaaaatttagcTAAGGAAAACACAGGTACTGGTAGTGCTGTTTCATTTGGCTTagtttcaaaatattttgataCTTTATATACACCTGAACAATTATCACCA aTTAGAGATATTAATGAAGGTATTTTTATAACATTAGCACAAACTATGAGTATGATGGGATATTTCAATAATGTTAGTAATGATCCCTCAAAGAAAACTTTGAAATATAGtcaatttttagaaaatgttTCAAATACTAAATTACAAGAACCAACtttacttttaattgaattattaagaTCTGGTTCTTTTACTTTTGAaagattaaattttattccaAAACCAACTTTTGATGGTCCACCTTCAAAACCATCTGTTTTCATAATCTCTCGAGTTTTAAGTTTAATTCCAAGTCAATTGgat aatacaCCATGGGGTGGACCAATTGATCATGATTTAATGGGTTTCCATGAAATTACACGTACTCTTTACAAATCATTaagaaattttattgaaatgaCTGCATTATCTCACTTTTTAACTCATAGAATtgtattaccaccaccagaGTACTTTACATTTTCAACAag attaCCATTTTTCCTTCAACCAAGTTCAAGTATGGGTCTTTTAGTTAAAGGTCTTTTATTAGAGAATTTATCATTGGAACAATTGGAAGAGATTTTCCCAAATTTCACAAATATCAAAGAGGATTTGGCTTTAGCTTCTCAATTTTGGGATACTGCATTTAAGATTGTCACCACCATTCACAACGAAGGTAACATTATTAGCAAAACAATTTATGAAGCTTTTGTTGAAGCAGACAAAGAATGGAgagaaataatgaaaaactttaattag
- the eIF3s3 gene encoding Mov34/MPN/PAD-1 family protein (Similar to eIF3), with translation MDIDEQIIQDYSNSKLDVVQIDGLVVLKIIKQCKEYLPELVPGQLLGLDIGTSLEVSNCFPFPPRDQEDENSESIADYQLEMMRFLREVNIDSNTVGWYTPTYLNSFFNESVIETQYNYQATINQKCVVIVYDPIKTSQGTLSLKCYRLTQSFMELFKDQSFSRERLDQANLSFNDIFEQIPIKIHNSQLINALLYEFDGASNNLTNSFDRLNISNNIYLEKVVEGMTDCLESLNQELNKVYINQRNIQTQKTNYIQQKFLEGQKVDEDELASMIKPLNPPSKLTSLLLTNQINNYTDQIHSFSGNSLTKLSLLKDLQK, from the exons atggataTTGACGAACAAATTATTCAAgattattcaaattcaaaattagatGTCGTTCAAATTGATGGTTTAGTTGtattaaaaatcattaaacAATGTAAAGAATATTTACCAGAATTAGTTCCAGGTCAATTATTAGGTTTAGATATTGGTACAAGTTTAGAAGTTTCCAATTGTTTCCCATTCCCACCACGTGATCAAGAAGATGAAAATAGTGAATCAATTGCAGATTATCAATTAGAGATGATGAGATTTTTACGTGAAGTCAATATCGATTCCAACACTGTCGGTTGGTATACACCAACTTATCTCAATTCATTCTTTAATGAATCTGTCATTGAAACTCAATATAACTATCAAGCAACCATCAATCAAAAAtgtgttgtaattgtttatGATCCAATTAAAACTTCACAAGGTACACTCTCCTTAAAATGTTATCGTTTAACTCAATCTTTTAtggaattatttaaagatcaATCTTTTTCAAGAGAAag attagATCAAGCAAATTTAAGttttaatgatatttttgaacaaattccaattaaaattcataattcacaattaattaatgcaCTTTTATATGAATTTGATGGTGCTTCAAATAATTTGACAAATAGTTTCGATAGATTAAACATTAgcaataatatttatttagaaaaaGTCGTTGAAGGTATGACCGATTGTCTCGAATCATTGAATCAAGAATTGAATAAAGTTTATATCAATCAAAGAAATATTCAAACTCAAAAGACTAACTACATTCAACAAAAGTTTTTAGAAGGTCAAAAAGTAGATGAAGATGAACTTGCCTCCATGATCAAACCACTCAATCCACCTTCAAAATTAACTTCCCTCTTACTCACTAATCAAATCAATAACTATACCGATCAAATTCACTCTTTCAGTGGAAATAGTCTCACTAAATTaagtttattaaaagatttacaaaaataa
- the kif3 gene encoding kinesin family member 3: MSSIRVVCRFRPQNKLELAQGGDSIVSIAPENDSVTINGSESNHSFSFDYVFPSNTTQRDVYDHAAKPVIEDIMAGYNGTLFVYGQTGSGKTFSMTGINDPNGDQELRGIVPRMIETVFEFISNADENIEFIVKASYIEIYMERIRDLLDTRKDNLKVREEKGKGVWVEGTSEVYIYREEDILDVINTGISNRAIAETRMNAESSRSHSIFILTIQQKNLKVGSIKTGKLYLVDLAGSEKISKTGAQGTTLDEAKMINKSLSSLGNVINALTDGKSTHIPYRDSKLTRVLQESLGGNSRTTLIINCSPSSYNEAETISTLRFGSRAKNIKNKAKINQERSAAELKILLSKAENEIENLKGYIKELETVSGVTVSNLKSSGSGSGSGSGSSSSSSGSSGGSGSGGSSNLSNSVNSTSNLNTSSNTSSSNVNANANVITTSVSAPTSPKDTELIKVLQEKCIQLEKQLFKKEEEKKEILEQLEQQQEQIQDKDQEIEGLNSMIESSNNINSLYQNSTNENSVLNVQLSELKLALEKSRFEATEQSLTIEGLNEENQSIKSQLEILKDRIAQSGDSSIASLVPSTPKSSAEMDPLATASKHADEWNEKAEQLKLLQRTPSKAVGSSKSNTATSSPIISLNISESDNIGSGATTTTNNNNATITPATSSNNNVEQQQQQVEELLPSVNEQLLESENQKLQKRIQEIELEFETYKIAKENLTMQKDLEIEQLLESQRISSSFVVDPRNLDDELPAEMMLQAEQIRKLIAENSEQKVHFEATKNENSKLKNRIEMIEEETRQRMEEELNVLREQTNQKLSEFGSLKESLIRDLENRCQKVIDLELVLDELQDRIVTLNERLKRVNKPGGGDQEAAFVQSKLDEITAVKHQLVIENNKHKTEVERLKKLLSHRGEHILILEKTMAINQESLFKLALNHNALTIEHDRAKNELEKLNNLLSQVGVDAQNTGGARVARVIRGGGGNNQLKKFNHSSSSSTSSSSALNHSSINNNHTTPTPLSANLYSNTKRSTKELNTGVKAEPLSLSGSPFNTSIPSSPNHTSSNNINNNSNNNNNNNNNNNIGNSGNIGGVGNNNSSISNSNNNSSSNLNANLNGNTPVKITSENSSSSLWNIFKKKSPSSTPPSSTNNLSPQSPQTPSHLSADGSGNISPNLSPPIPVNFSYTPAVVTSSTINKDQQKD, translated from the exons atgtcatcGATTAGAGTAGTTTGTAGATTTAGACCACAAAATAAGTTAGAATTAGCGCAAGGTGGTGATTCGATTGTATCGATAGCACCAGAAAATGATAGTGTCACAATCAATGGTTCAGAATCAAAtcattcattttcatttgattatGTTTTTCCATCAAACACAACACAAAGAGATGTTTATGATCATGCTGCAAAACCAGTCATTGAAGATATTATGGCAGGTTATAATGGCACTCTTTTTGTATATGGTCAAACTGGTTCAG gtAAAACATTTAGTATGACAGGTATTAATGATCCAAATGGTGATCAAGAGTTAAGAGGTATAGTACCAAGAATGATTGAAAcagtttttgaatttatatcGAATGCAGATGAAAATATAGAATTTATTGTTAAAGCAAGTTATATTGAGATCTATATGGAAAGAATTAGGGATCTCTTAGATACAagaaaagataatttaaaagttaGAGAAGAAAAAGGTAAAGGTGTTTGGGTAGAAGGTACATCTGAAGTTTATATTTATAGAGAAGAAGATATTTTAGATGTTATTAACACTGGTATTAGTAATAGAGCAATTGCTGAAACAA gaATGAATGCAGAATCATCTAGAAGTCAtagtatttttatattaacaattcaacaaaagaatttaaaggttggatcaattaaaacaggtaaattatatttagtAGATTTGGCAGGATCAGAGAAAATTAGTAAAACAGGTGCACAAGGTACAACATTGGATGAAGCTAAAATGATTAacaaatcattatcatcattggGTAATGTTATTAATGCATTGACCGATGGTAAATCGACACATATTCCATACAGAGATTCAAAATTAACTAGAGTTTTACAAGAATCGTTAGGTGGTAATTCAAGAACCACTCTAATTATCAATTGTTCACCAAGTAGTTATAATGAAGCTGAAACAATCTCAACATTACGTTTTGGTAGTAGAGCAAAGAATATCAAGAATAAAGCAAAGATTAATCAAGAAAGAAGTGCTGCTGAATTGAAAATACTTTTATCAAAAgctgaaaatgaaattgaaaatcttAAAGGttatattaaagaattagaGACTGTTTCAGGTGTAActgtttcaaatttaaaaagtagtggtagtggtagtggtagtggtagtggtagtagtagtagtagtagtggtagtagtggtggtagtggtagtggtggtagtagtaatttatcaaattcagttaattcaacttcaaatttaaataccTCATCAAAtacttcatcatcaaatgtaAATGCAAATGCAAATGTAATAACAACAAGTGTTTCAGCACCAACATCACCAAAAGATacagaattaattaaagttttacAAGAGAAATGTATACAATTAGagaaacaattatttaaaaaagaagaggAGAAGAAAGAAATATTAGAACAATtggaacaacaacaagaacaaattCAAGATAAGGATCAAGAGATTGAGGGATTGAATTCAATGATTGAGAGTTcgaataatattaattctttatatCAAAATAGtacaaatgaaaatagtgTATTGAATGTACAATTAtctgaattaaaattagcaCTTGAAAAAAGTAGATTCGAAGCTACTGAACAATCTTTAACCATTGAAGGATTGAATGAAGagaatcaatcaattaaatctcaATTGGAGATTTTAAAAGATCGTATTGCACAAAGTGGTGATTCCTCAATCGCTTCATTAGTACCATCAACTCCAAAATCCTCAGCTGAAATGGATCCATTAGCTACCGCTTCAAAACATGCAGATGAATGGAATGAAAAAGctgaacaattaaaattattacaaagaACACCTTCAAAAGCTGTCGGttcttcaaaatcaaatactgCAACTAGTTCAccaataatttctttaaatatttctgAATCTGATAATATTGGTTCTggtgcaacaacaacaactaataataataatgcaaCTATTACACCTGCTacaagtagtaataataatgttgaacaacaacaacaacaagttgAAGAACTTTTACCATCAGTAAATGAACAATTATTAGAAagtgaaaatcaaaaattacaaaagaGAATTCAAGAGATTGAATTAGAGTTTGAAACGTATAAGATTGCCaaagaaaatttaacaatGCAAAAAGATTTAGAGATTGAACAATTATTAGAGAGTCAACGTATTAGTAGtagttttgttgttgatccaCGTAACTTGGATGATGAATTGCCAGCAGAGATGATGTTACAAGCTGAACAAATTCGTAAATTGATTGCAGAAAACTCTGAACAAAAAGTACATTTCGAGGCAACAAAGAATGAAAACtcgaaattaaagaatagaATTGAAATGATTGAAGAGGAGACTAGACAACGTATGGAGGAGGAATTGAATGTATTGCGTGAACAAACCAATCAGAAACTATCGGAATTTGGGTCATTGAAAGAATCTTTGATTAGAGATTTAGAGAATAGATGTCAGAAAGTTATAGATCTAGAATTGGTTTTGGACGAATTACAAGACCGTATCGTGACTTTGAACGAGCGTCTAAAGAGAGTTAATAAACCTGGTGGTGGCGATCAGGAGGCTGCTTTCGTTCAATCGAAATTGGATGAAATCACCGCTGTAAAACATCAATTGGTCATTGAGAATAATAAACACAAGACAGAGGTTGAACGTTTGAAAAAGTTATTATCACATCGTGGTGaacatattttaattttagagaAAACAATGGCAATCAATCAAGAGAGTCTTTTCAAATTGGCTTTAAATCATAATGCATTAACCATTGAGCATGATCGTGCAAAGAATGAATTggagaaattaaataatttattatctcAAGTTGGTGTCGATGCTCAAAATACTGGTGGTGCTCGTGTTGCTAGAGTTATtagaggtggtggtggtaataatcaattaaaaaaatttaatcattcatcatcatcatctacttcatcatcatcagctTTAAATCATTCatctataaataataatcatacaACTCCAACTCCATTATCTGCAAATCTTTATAGTAATACAAAAAGAAGTacaaaagaattaaatactGGTGTAAAAGCTGAACCTTTATCATTATCTGGTTCTCCATTTAATACTTCAATACCTTCTTCTCCAAATCATacaagtagtaataatattaataacaatagcaataataataataataataataataataataatataggtaatagtggtaatattggtggtgttggtaataataatagtagtataagtaatagtaataataatagtagtagtaatttAAACgcaaatttaaatggtaatacACCAGTTAAAATTACATCTGAAAATAGTTCATCTTCTTTATggaatatatttaaaaagaaatcaccATCTTCAACACCACCTAgttcaacaaataatttatcaccaCAATCACCACAAACCCCATCTCATTTAAGTGCTGATGGAAGTGGTAATATTTCACCAAACCTTTCCCCACCAATTCCTGTCAATTTCTCATATACTCCTGCAGTTGTAACATCTTCAACAATTAACAAAGATCAACAAaaagattag
- a CDS encoding sugar transporter family protein — translation MVVNKKTSKEVNIYDNVVFEDIGEFASKKKKQDRFKHINARNPLVKTWKPLWLIRLGSSTGLIITLSASGGLIFGYNTGIIGPALGHINNEYHLNTILQGLIVCSTLLGALIGSVSGGFLADWIGRKTVVLLTAIVTIGGAISSSATNPLSLVASLRIILGLGVGMSSGVCPLMVAEVVPVEKRGVYGSVFQLFITLGLLWSNVMGLLLIESGIHNWRWMFAIGSLPGFFMLLCWTVLNESPVWVENQRLKKERKLQESAISNSKPKKSSFRILMEKKNRRPLFIGVILATFQQLTGINAFMYFSNLIFFKAGFTGEYGAITCSCILQLWNVSFTIIAACTVDRLGRRPLLFIGSIVMTCADLLIALFYVALTGKVQGWLSIICLFIFVAAFAMSIGTLFWFIVNEIFDPEAKDIGAPILIGLQWLFNMLLSLTFVGAVPYIGDSTMFWIFGGIGITCVVLLAIFLPPEKIQQSELESDVLPDSFKQAATVYNDEVELSPSEKKNNFYIPNEDAEEILENLSELPSENMEIPRNIEN, via the exons atggttgtaaataaaaaaacttcaAAAGAAGTTAATATTTACGATAATGTAGTATTTGAAGATATTGGAGAATTTgcaagtaaaaaaaaaaaacaagataGATTTAAACATATTAATGCAAGAAATCCATTAGTAAAAACTTGGAAACCATTATGGTTAATAAGATTAGGTTCAAGTACTGGTTTAATTATTACATTGTCAGCAAGTGGAGGATTAATTTTTGGTTATAATACTGGTATTATTGGTCCTGCATTAGgtcatattaataatgaataccATTTGAATACTATTTTACAAGGTTTAATAGTTTGTTCAACTTTATTAGGTGCATTAATTGGTTCAGTTTCTGGTGGTTTTTTAGCAGATTGGATTGGTAGAAAAACAGTTGTTTTATTAACAg caatTGTAACAATTGGTGGTGCAATTTCATCAAGTGCAACTAATCCATTAAGTTTAGTTGCATCATTAAGAATTATTTTAGGTCTTGGAGTTGGTATGTCATCAGGAGTGTGCCCATTGATGGTAGCAGAAGTAGTACCAGTTGAAAAGAGGGGTGTATATGGTTcagtttttcaattatttattacacTTGGATTGTTATGGTCAAATGTTATgggtttattattaattgaatctgGTATACATAATTGGAGATGGATGTTTGCAATTGGTAGTTTACCAGGATTTTTTATGTTATTATGTTGGACAGTTTTAAATGAGTCACCAGTTTGGGTTGAAAatcaaagattaaaaaaagaaagaaaattaCAAGAGTCggcaatttcaaattctaaACCAAAAAAGAGTTCATTTAGAATTTTAATGGAAAAAAAGAATAGAAGACCATTGTTTATTGGTGTGATTTTAGCAACTTTCCAACAATTGACTGGTATCAATGCTTTTAtgtatttttcaaatttaattttctttaaagCTGGATTTACTGGTGAATATGGTGCTATTACTTGTTCTTGTATTTTACAATTATGGAATGTatcatttacaattattgCTGCATGCACAGTGGATCGATTGGGTAGAAGACCATTGCTTTTCATTGGTTCAATTGTTATGACATGTGCTGATTTATTGATTGCATTGTTTTATGTTGCTTTGACTGGTAAGGTTCAAGGTTGGTTatcaattatttgtttatttattttcgtTGCAGCATTCGCTATGTCCATTGGTACattattttggtttattGTAAATGAAATCTTTGATCCAGAGGCAAAAGATATCGGTgcaccaattttaattggtttacaATGGTTATTCAATATGTTACTTTCTTTAACATTTGTGGGTGCAGTTCCATATATTGGTGATAGTACAATGTTTTGGATTTTTGGTGGTATTGGTATAACTTGTGTTGTTTTATTGGCAATTTTCTTACCACCTgaaaaaattcaacaaagTGAATTAGAATCTGACGTTTTACCAGATTCTTTTAAACAAGCAGCTACAGTTTATAATGATGAAGTTGAATTATCACCATctgaaaaaaagaataatttttatattccaAATGAAGATGCCGaagaaattttagaaaatttaTCTGAACTTCCAAGTGAAAATATGGAAATTCCTAGAAatatagaaaattaa
- a CDS encoding hypothetical protein (Conserved hypothetical protein TIGR00730) encodes METVNKINNICVFCGSRKGNDEVYIQVTEVLAKEMAKRNYGLIYGGGNIGIMGAVSQGVQNAGGRVKGIIPRSLSPKEISGVTVGEVVFVDDMHTRKEIMYNSSEAFIALPGGMGTFEELFECITWNQLGIHSKPVGILNINGYYDPLVALLKTSVGSGFVDSDFAKSIIVSSDPIELLNKLESTPSYKSQLKWLTSSQA; translated from the exons atggaaacagttaataaaatcaataatatttgtGTATTTTGTGGAAGTAGAAAAGGAAATGATGAAGTATATATTCAAGTAACAGAAGTATTAGCTAAAGAAATGgcaaaaagaaattatggATTAATttatggtggtggtaatattgGTATTATGGGAGCAGTTTCACAAGGTGTTCAAAATGCCGGTGGAAGAGTTAAAGGTATCATTCCAAGatcattatcaccaaaaGAAATTTCAGGTGTAACTGTTGGTGAagttgtatttgttgatgaTATGCACACcagaaaagaaattatgtATAATTCATCCGAAGCTTTTATTGCATTACCAGGTGGTATGGGTACTTTTG agGAATTATTTGAATGCATTACATGGAATCAATTAGGTATTCACTCAAAACCAGTtggtattttaaatataaatggtTATTATGATCCATTAGTagcattattaaaaacaagTGTTGGTAGTGGTTTTGTTGATAGTGATTTtgcaaaatcaattattgttAGTTCCGatccaattgaattattaaataaattagaatCAACTCCGTCATATAAAAGTCAATTAAAATGGTTAACATCTTCACAAgcataa